CAATTTCTTAAGTGCCTACAAACTCACTATCTCCTTAGGTGAGGGGACAGGTTCGTCGATCCAAGTCCCGACCAAAACCCAGCTGGGGGTCAGGTCgaacccccagcccccaggcctcaGCTCTTCCCAGACACTCTCCCACAGTGTAGAGCTCTGCATGCCCTGTGAGTGTGACCAGTGGCATTGATGGTGTGCTCTGGGGGACTCTGGGAGACAAGTCCAGTTGCCTTGCTAATCAACAGAACAAGCCTTCCCCCACATCAAAAGCTGATACTCAGAGAAGGGTGTGCCATCCACTGTGGCACCTGGGGAGAGGCACACTCACAGTTTACCAGTGGCAGCCAGCAGCAGGCACACGACGGGTTCTCAGGAAGACAAAGCCCCCATGATGGGTGTAGCCAACCGAGCGTGGTGAGATTTAAGTCGGTTATAAACAGCCGTCAGCGATTTTAACTCTTTCCATTAAGAAAGAGGCTAGTCAGCTTTAATTAAGGATCTTTGAGAAAATCGACCAACAAGCTGTTTGAAGCAAAACTTAGAAACTTGTTCATATGCTTAGACCTGGTGATAACCCTGCAGGGAGTCTAGCCAAGGGCATAAACATGTAGATGTTCATGGTGGTGTTATTTATATGGCAAataatacaaatggaacaatttaGTTACCTAATAGCAAGGGGATGGTCAGACACATTGAGCTACATGAATGCACTGAAGTACTATGCCatcatcaaaaatgaaaaatatgaagacAGCTGTCAATGTGGTGAAACCTCTGGTATAGAATGTGGAGAGGAGAAAGCCAAACACCAATGATATCTATACCTGCAGTGTGGTCACACCACGTGAGCATGAGACTGGGGAGACCAATGTACAACGAGTATGTTGAAAATAGTTACATCAGGGTTGTGGAGTGGGtaatttttcctgtttccaaAATTTTTGCACATTGGTTTTTCAACTGGAAAGAAAACAGTTTCTGCAGAAAGGTAAAGTTTAATGACAtaggaaaatgtttatttaatattaGTGAATAAAGATGTTTAATCACAAaagacatatgtatatgtatgtagaaCAAGACAAAAAAGTCTGAAAGGATATATATAAATTACCAGTAATGTCTCTAAGTTGTGGACAATAGATTACTTTGTTTCTCTatgatatttttttcctaaactttCTACAAAGATTGTGTCTcttttgagaatgaaaatatCAATAGATGATAGTCCagacagatatatagatagatgattgcTAGAtgagataaatagatagatagataatagatgggTAGATGGCTGAGAAGAAAGATGATAGATGGGTGGATGAGGTGGGAAGATGAATGGGTGGATAgctatagatagatgatgatgatatagataggtaggtagatgatagataaatagatatagatagatatagatgatagattagatatagatatagatagatagatgatagagatagatgatagagagagatgatagatagataataggtaGGTAGGTacgtagataggtagatagatagatgatagatagacagatagatagatgatagatagatagatagagatagatgacAGGTAGATAAATATaggtttcttttctcccttccttcttttcttcttaccttcctttcttcctactttcctgccttccttccaaaTCCCTTTCACTGGGTGAACTAAAGAACACAGCCTTTTCAAAAGGAAAGGTAGGCAAGTATAAAGGTTACAGATCAACTGTCTTTAGCTCTCATCTGCGACTCTAAGATGGGATGGGAGAGGAGATCCCCCTCTGGAATTCTGTGTCTCTCTCCCGACCTGTGTACTCCAGGCTGCAAGCAGGTGAGGGTGGACAGCCACAGCTGCATCACAGAAAGCCTCCGAGCCCTGAGAGCTATATGCATAAGGCGCCAGGGTCTTGGTTTCCAGAGAGATGGGTGTGAAAATAAGGGACCGAGAGGTCTCAAGTTTTTACCACCAAAATTACCTGGAACACCTACAGGACATTTCctgtgtttattcatttatttttgagcAGCTACTCTGTCTCTCCTGCTGGGGAGGATGCTCCTAGTTGATAATTCCAGCACCAGGCGATGGCCAAGTGCCGTCACCGGGATCTGCTCCAGCCCCGTGGGAACTCAGGGAGGAGCGACCCCCTCTGCTGGACAGGACTGGGCACCTGAGCTGGATCTGGACAATGAGCGGGATGTCATCAGACAGGTGATAGGAGTGAGGGTCTCTCCAGTTGGGGAAGAGTATTGGGAAAAATACAGGATTATGGGGAAGGAAAGCATTTTCCGAGCACAGTAGGTTTTCTGTGTAGTAGGTACACCATGGTGGGGTGCAGGAGGTGAGGGGGAGGCTTCTGGAAAGGTCGTCCCCAGGGCCACTCACATGGAGACAGGCCAGGTGCTGTGGGTCCTGCATCCTGCACAACTGGGGGGCTGGAGCTGGCCATGTGAATACATTATCAGGGTTCCCCCCAGGATCCTTTACAGGTGAGGGGCATGGGCACATGAACCCCCTGGCTTCATATGAACCCACGTCTGTGCCCACCCTGTATGCGTGGGCCACAAGGAGGTGCAGAAGGACCTTAAGGAAAACAGTGAAATGGTAACGTCTACATTTTAGAACAACAACGAGGAACTGCATACCCATCAATTCTCATAAGCCAAAGCAAAAAAGACTCTGTCACCAGGGGCAACTGAGTACCCAGAACCATCACCAAGAACTCTAAAATAGCCCTGGCTTCTACGCATGACTGTTTCATAGCTGAGCAAAAGTGAAAGAGCAGCACGGTAGCCTGCTTCCTGCCTTTCCCAAGGCAGGGACAACGCCCCTGATCCACAGCGTGTCCTGGAATGAAATGTGCCCATTTGGCAGTGGGAGGGCCCCTGTCCTGGGCAGACACTGCCGGTCAAGTCCTCCAGCCAGCTGAGGAGCCTGCAGCCAGCcgccgggggtggggtgggggggcaggccAGCAGGGATTCGGATCTTATCTAACTGTGCCCGGTAATTTCCTCCAGGTTCGTTCTGTTTTCCCCCAGGCTGTGAACAGTATGAACCTGTAATTCATTCGTGGTGAAGTGCTAAAAAAGGCACAAAGCCTTGAGCTGTGGGACTGTTTGGCTGACGCTGCCAACAAATGTACCTGATGAAGAGCTGGACCCCTGGCCTCCACTGGCTGAGAGGGGTGAATGGCGCGGCACCGCCTCCCACCCTGGGCCTCAGTGTGCCGGCTGCGCAATGGGGTGACTGGGTGACAGACCCCCTGGGGCTGTGGATGAGAAATAGCCCATAAAACTTGCTGTAAATCTTACTACATCTATAAAGTGCCATTAAAGTAATGACTACAGATTATGATCAAAATTGGATGAACATAAACCCATCTGGGCCTTCCCAAGACCTACTCCTTGGCCCAGAGGGCCTGGAAGAACACAAGGCTGCCCTTGACTTGAACAAGTTACAACTGCTTCCTGCCAGAGAGAAGCCAGACAGGGGTGACCTGCAAGGGGCTTAGTAATCATCAGTTTTTTCCAGGCAGTTTTGGTTGGGAATATAATCCTGAACCTCACAAAATCCTCCTTTAATCACTGATCCGTGAGCTCCCCTGCCCTCTCCATAACATTCCACTGGGTTTTGCGAGCCCACAATATCTTGTTATACCACATTCATAAATGCGTAGTCAAGTGGGAAATCTGGGTGCTTTTCAAGATTACTTCAAGAATAGAAAAAATGTGATAGccttaaataagagaaaaattaggCAGAACCTCCTTCCTTTCTTGAGACAGGCTGACAATCACCACATTCCACTGATAAGAGTGAAGTCATTCCAGAGAGAAAATTGTTCTGTAGGCAGACTATGGGCTggctttttctttcaatattaatGATAACaccattttcaaaatgtaatattAGGCTTTATCTCGTTATCGTAACTCATAAAATAAACCACCCCTACAAGataactttataaaattaaaaagttggtGTAGATAACACTTTGACTAATATAAGCATCACTGGGCATGTTTTCTATGCCTCACTTGGAAACGTTTTCTTTTTGCAAAACCGTATGTTAAGTGATAGAATGATCACAGtacaaaaacaattatttaaattaaatattttagacaAACCAATATCTATAACTGTTCCAAAGCCTGTGtagttcttaaaaaaaagaaatggaacagTTTAGCTTAATGTCTGTGATATTTTACAAGATCATGAAAGCCCGTTCTGGACTGCACCAGTCAATCATATTGGCAATGATTTACTATTTATTACCAAGTGTCGTATACAGTAATAGCATAAAGATTAATTATATCTTATGAGTGATTTACAATAGAACtcctcagaaggaaaaaaatctttcaacaaTACAAAATATAAGGTGAAAATAATAGGAGAATATATAAAACACTTATACAGGCAATAATATACTGagatcaaaagacaaacaactgcCTTTTAGCTCACTGCTGGGTAGGTTCCTTCAAAGAGATGGGGATGTTTTCCAGGTAGGGTCAGGGCTCAGAAACTTTCTGAATCCCaggtgtttctgttctctggaacGTAATAGAATAAATGGGGAAGTTGTTTTGAAGTGTTGGCTGAAGATGTTACCAAGAACCAGCTGGCTGGCGAGAAGAACCAATTCCCATCTCAGCCATAGGAATCATGCTTCAGAGTTTGAGGTCAGGGCACCTTTGAATTAGTGGCAACTCAGGTGGAAGCAGagccagggaggagagggaaagagatctcaggagagggagacagagaccgCAGGGAGGAGGTTCCTTCTATATCTGCGTGTGCTGAAATCTTGCTCAAGAAATCAGCACATCCAGATAGAAGGTAAGTGGTGCTGCTTTGTTGAAATTCTTTTTCGGTTCCCTGCTCTTTGTGGCATTAGGAACAGGGAATTGACCAAAAGACGCCAACATCAACAAGAGTGTCTGCCTTAGGCTGTGTTCATGaaggtgtgtgtgttgtgtgtgtcacacacactGACTGTATACATTCAGGCTGTGTATATCTCTTGAAATACatgtttaataaaaagaaaagaacttacgtaaaaaataaaaataaaaaacagacttGAATTCAATCTCATTTTCAGTGATGCAGTCAACCCTAGTGGTTAATTTCCCAGATCACAATGACTGCTTTTTCTCAAATTGGGAAAGAGTCCCTTTGGAAGACTAGGACCGTCTGGGTAGGCAGTGCCGTGCAGAAGGCCCCATGCTTTTGGGCTGTGCGCGTAGAATTATCACCTGGCAGCCTGTTAATGAGCCTACTAATGAATCgaacttcattttccttttagttaGCTTTGAAAGAATCCTACATCAGAAGACcctggagcagagagggaaaCTTTTATGTCAAGTCTGTCCTTGACTTTacaggtgggggtgagggcctctggggagAAGAGACGCCAGTGGGGGTTCACCAGCCCTCTGAAGCGGAGCAGGCCTGGGATCCCAGCCGGAGGCTCGCCCCCCCTGATGGACCCAAACATCAGCAGGGCTCTACCCCTGCGGCTGTGTCATTAGCAAAAGAGGTGAGAATACGGCTGGGCTTTTTACGCATTTGTCTCCGTGATGGGgacagggaggagagaggtcagTGAAAAAGCCATCGGGAAACAGCACCTTTCAGCACCTACCTCGCCTTATTCCCAGGTGCAGCCAATGAAAACTCATTTGAAGGAAAATACTCAAAATGCAGGCTGGAGGGAGTGGAGGGGGTGCTGGGATCAGCACAGCCCCCTTGAGGGGAGGGGCCCGGGCAGATCGCAGAGTCCCGGCGCCAGCGGCAGTCCAGGCCTGCCAGCCCGGGGCGGTGGGAGCCACAGCTCTGCCAGGTCGCGGCCGCTCTGTTGGGGCGCAGGACGGGGAGGGCGGCGGCCCCGGCTCTATGACACGCTGTAGCTGTTGTAATATGTGGCCGTGGCATCAGCCAGCACGGAGATGAGGCTGGTCTCCGTGGGGCCCGTCGGTGTCACCTGGGAGACCGAGGCATGCCCACTGAGGGCCACGGTCCCTGCAACAGGGTCTGGGTGACCAGGAGTGTTCAAATACTGGTCGAACTCATTTCGATCCATGTCCCCCAGGAGTTCCACCTGGCTCAGCTGATCCAGTGCGTCAAAGCCAGGGTGCTCGGGAGGCGGGGAGAGCTGGCCCAGGTGGGCATGGAGGTTGGAGTGGAGGGGGCGGTAGGTGGCAGGGGAGTAATAGGCAGGCGACGGGGGGCAGCCGGGTACCGTGGACACCATAGAGACGCTCGCGGACGGGCCGAGCGCCAAGGCGCCCAGGGGGTGGCCGCAGTGCAGCGGGCTGGGGGCGTACTCCGGTGAGTACGCGGGCGCGGGCAGGTGGGCGAGGCGGCGAGGGTGCGCGTGCTCCTCCTGGCACGGGGAGGAGAAGAAGGTCTGCTCCGGCTCCAGCACGTCCAGGGGCGACATTTCCGGGGGCGTAGGCAGCCCATACGGGTAGGCGTCCACGCTGCCAGGGGTGCCGCAGCCGCCAGCCGGCCCCTCGTGGTAGCAGCCACGCAGGCTGGGCAGCGCGGAGCCCGGCGAGTACTCACCCCCGTCCTCCTTCTCGCCCAGCGCCCCGCGGCCGCCGCGCTTCTCGGGCAGGGCGTTCTGGTCCCGGGACAGGGAGCTCAGCAGGAAGCCGGGGTCCACGCGCTTGCAGAGGCGCTTGGCCTGCTTCTTCCTGCGAGGGCGGTACTTGTAGTTGGGATAGTCCTGCATGTGCTGCAGGCGCAGCCGCTCCGCCTCGTCCACGTACGGCCTCTTCTGCGACAGCGTCAGCGCCTTCCACGACTTCCCTGCTCGCACAAGTCAGAGGGCACTGTCAGCACCGGCGCCGCACCTGTCTCAGCCTCTCCTGCCTCCAAGCGTCCCTCTCGcccacacacgcgcgcgcacacacactgTCCACCGCTGTCCCCCACCCAGcccgcccgcgccccgccccAAGGGACACCGCCCTCCTCGCACCGTTCCCCAGCCCAGACCCTGCATACTCCGTGAGGCCAAAACAACCACTCACGCCAGCATCCCGCAGAACCATCCGTGCCCACTACGCACACCCTCCAGTCACGTCTCATATAAAAACCCCAAGATAAAGTGATCATGTAAACAATGCAAGATTCACTGAGAAAGGCCCACGGCACCCAACATCAGCCACAGGGCAAAAATATAGAAGGACTCCAACACTGATTTGGGCTTTTGTTACCTCTGGAGGGGCCAATTCTAATCATTTGTGCATGTTAATGAAAACGCTTTGCCTTCGTTGATTGTCAGTTAGGAAGTGATAAGACGATATTTATGGCATCGATCTCACATGCCTTCTTGTGTGGAAACTCAGGCTCGGTCAGTTGTTTCATATGCAGGATCTCGCTTGGGGTAACAGACCTGTACATCTGAAGGTCAGAGGCCCCTGTGACCGTGGCCAGAATGCTAGCATCTGCCTGCACCAACCACGCATGTATGCAcgcaccctctcacacacacacacacacacacacacacacacacacacacacacacgcgcgcgcgcgcgcgcggtgGCTTCCAGCCATCTACTTAAGACCCTTTGTGGCAGATGGCACCTGCACAGCCATTGACTCTACGCAGAAGCAAATTCGTCAACTTCTTTGCACTGTTTTCCTCACTATAACTTACATTGTGCTACTGCCCAACTCAAACCCCTCTCTTAAAGAAGCGACCTCCTTCTGTATCACACTGCTCTGAAACATGCTAGATTCCCTTGTATTTTGTCTTTACTTGCTTGTGTGTTGTTCTGCAAACTTTTTGCATCTCTCGTTCGTCTCAGACACTGCCCATCCCTCTGGCTGCAGGTTTTCTGAAGGCTGCTTCCAGACCCCTTAGACTGTCACCTACTAGGCTGGATTGGGGGTTCTGCAACTTTGACAAGTTTCCCTGTAGACTTTAGTGTCTCCTGAAGTGTGAGACCTACTAGCCCATGGGGGGAAGTTGGGCAACTGAGTCCTGTAGGGAAAGGGGCCCATCTCCCACCCGAGCGCTCTGTGCTGGGCCAAGTAGAGCCGTGTGTACAGCTGCCCTCCATGCCACACTGGCTGGCTCTGCACGCCAGGCCCTCAAAGATGCTGAAGTAGGGCAGTTATTATAGGTATTCTACCACGGGGATGAAAGTTGATGACTATTCTGATAGAGTCATCAATGTAATTAGCTGTCACTTAGAAGGGCAAAGTGTTAGCAACTCCAGATTTGGGGTTGGCCAACAGTTCCCAGCCTGTGGCTGAGGCCACAAAGTTGTTGCAAGAGGATAAGATCCACGTACACCCCACACCCTGTCTGTGGGCTGAATATAAAATGTGGCTCTAGTTCCTAAATGTTTCTGGATGTTGTAGTGTGaataaaatatgtttgttttaaaagCCACTAAATATATGACTGTCTTaatgttctttttcatttgtaatatatgaaaaatgcacTACTGGGCAAAGTTTTTAATGTTAGTGATTGAAAGCTGATAGTCAGAATAAGTTGGGACTCTCACATCCAGCCCTTCCCTTtcctaaggagaaaggaaagggctGGGCAAGTTCATGGGGGTGGAAGCAGGTCATCCTGCTGCCCCCCTATCAAGAGGTGTGGAAggtccatattttaaaaagcaacaccATGCTGGTTTCCCTCGCCCAGTGCCAGGAGCTGTGTGGTTAAGCAGGAAGGAATCAAGTGTCTTTCCTGCAAAATGAACTATAACCCCTGGAAGCCTAAATGCACACTACCAGCAGGGATCAGCTCATGGGAAGCATTGTTTGTCCAAGTCCCTTTGCCTGTGCCTTCCCTGGGACCTTGTAGCCCCAATCCTGCAAGGTTCCTTAGCTCAGCTCAAGTTCCTCTCCCATCTCTGGTCTGGGCCTGCAGCAGAACCCCTGCTCTATCCTGGTCACAAGAGCTGTGCTCCAGCAGTAGGCTCAACCCtaaaaataagtgttttcatttctttagaagGCGGAAGAAAAATACGAACTTTTAagccaaagaaaatgttttatcattgcatatgttaatatatttgttttaatgcTAACAgtataaaatggaatttttaatattttttatggagGAAGGGGCTCACTAAGCCACTGACCAACTAATTCGGCCTTGAGCACAGTAGCCAGGAGACTGGGCTGTGTAGAGGCTCTTTGAAGCCAGCTCGCAGCTGCTTTGAACTGGCGTCTAGGCAGGAGGGACCCTCTCTGTGAGCCTGTGAGGGCAGAAAGGTGGGGGTCAGCCCTCCACGTTCTCACAGGGGGCCAGCCCAGAGCTCCAACAGAAAGGAGCAAAGCTCTATTCTGGGCCTGCGGGATTGGGGCAGGCTGGGCCAACCGGGGGTGACCACACACTGGCCCTTCTCACAGTGCAGTGCCCACCGCACACACAAAGGGCTTTGAAAGGTTTCTACAGATTAAAGCGAATAAAAACCAGTTCCGGGGGCAAAGAGGTGAGGAGTAGGGCGGAGATGACAAGGGCTCAGCTCCAGACGTGGGAAACAGAAGACGGCGGGACACCGACTCCGGTTTTTCGGACGCGCCCTTGCATCCTCTCTCTGGGCTCCGGCAGTCGGGCCTGTCCGTGAGCGCAGCCGGCTGCCACTGCTGGGACTGCGGGGCAGCACTGGGCAAGCTGCCCAGCTCCAGGACAGACCCTCCTTGGCCGCCCTAAGCATCGGAATCAAATTGTCTACAATCTTAACTACTGAGAAATAGACTGACGAATCCAGTCTATTTACACAGATTTTCCTGATGTTGGCTTAATGGTTAAACTGGGGCGCGTTCACACCAGGTCTCTCTTCACGATATTCGTTAATAATGGTTAGGTCCTCCCACTGTGATCGTGCCAGTGGTAAAGTTCGGGGAATGGTGGCTTTTCCCGCTTCGGAATTCCCAGCAAACGGCCTCAGTGTTTCCCTCCCGGCCTGTCCGTGCGCGCGGGTCCCCGTCGCTGGGCTACAACGGACCTGGCAGCTGCCCGGCCCCGCCTGTCCCCTGGGGCCCTGTCCTGGCGAGTGGCCCTCCCGGGTCATCCGGTGCGCCTCGAGGTTTCACTTTGGACCCCACCAAGGTGTCCCTGCCCTGAATGCCGGCCACCGCGCGCCCACCCACGCTGGCACAGATGCCCAAGCCAGCAGGCACCGCGAGCGCCCGCGCACCGCGCGCACCCCGGCCCCCGCCTGGCCGCCAGCCGCCAGCCCCGTCCCCGTCCCCTCTGTCCGTCCCCCCGGCCGGCTGACCCCGGGGCGTGCCCGCCCGCCCGCCTGCTTACTCACCCAGCATCTTGCTGAGCTCGGCGTTGTGCAGGTCCGGGTTCTGCACCGCCAGACGTTTCCTCTCGTCCTTGGCCCACACCATGAAGGCGTTCATGGGCCGCCGGATACGGCTCTCCGAGCCCTTGTCCCCCGGCGGGCGGGGGGCGGCCGGCGGGGACAGCCCATCCGACAGCTCGGCGTCCAGGGCCGGGCCCTCGAGCCCCTCGGGCCACGGGTAAGAGCCCAGCAGCGAGGCCATGGCCGCACGGGGGTCGCCTCGCTTCGCCTCGCCGGGCCGGCGCTGACCTGGCCCTCGCTCGGGTCGGGGCGCCCAACTTGGCCGTCGGCCGCGGCTCGGCCCCTTATTTATCAGCTTCGGGCTGCGCGTCCTCCAATGACTCGGGCAGGCGGCGCGGCCCCTCCCTCCGTCGCCGCGGGCCCCCTCCCGCCGTCCGGGCCGCGCGGCCCGCGCCGTCCTGCcggaaggaggagagggagggagggccgCCCCCCGCGCCCGCCCCCGGCCCGCCGCTCCGCCCCCGGCGCCCTCCGGGCATCCGCGCCCGGCCGTCTCGCGTCCCGCCAGCTCCGGGCGCAGGTGCCGCGCAGCAGGGGCGCCGGACGCCGGTCCCTGGCCCCGACCGGCCTCGCCTCCCCGGGCCGCCCTCCAGCAACTTCTCGCGCGCTTGGAAGCCCGGCAGGTTTCGCAGGAAATGGACTGTGAATCCCTCCGGAGAAACCTGTGACCCGTGCTCAAGGGAACACACCCAGTGCTTCTCTAAAACGACCCGCGCTTCGGGAGCCTCGCCGGTGGCCACCCGCGGCCATAGAGTCCGGCAGGGGCGGGGCCGGATCCCGCGTCAGGGCCCCCGCAGCGCAGCCCGAGCCCCCCTGGCGTCCCCGCAGCTTCCCGGATCTCGGGAGCGCCTGTCCGCGTTCTCGGCGCCGCTTTATAACTCTGCCGTCTGAGTTCTCTCTTCTTgcacccttccccctccccccaggctCGGGTGTCCGTCGGGCGTCCGGCTGCCTCACCTCTCGCTCTTCTCCCATCTTCCCTCGCCCTTTTcgttgtgttttctcttttctactcCGACCATCAGTCCTGCCCCTGGGAACGGAGTCCCTCCGTCCCTGCCCTCCCCGTCCCCCAGGGCACGATCTGGGGTTCCCTGAGTCCCCCTTTATCCTGACACCCCAGGGCGGATGGGGCTGCGTGTTCTCTGCCTGTGTTCAACCCGGAGGGCTGCGGGATTGCGGCGCGTGGCCCTCCCTCGTGGACGCAAAACCCCTGCGGCGGACCTCAGCTCACGCACACTCTGCTTCGAGTGATTAGCGTTTTTCCCTTGACCCTTCAGCGTccacacatagtaggtgctcaggaactgCCGCAtgtgtgaatgaataaaatgaatgagtaaataagacGTAGACATACCCTACTCTATATAAAACATGGCAGTCATACGGCTTGACTAGATCCTGGAATTCAGtccacagatatttactgagcgcCACCCGCGTGCAGGGCTCTGCAGAGGTGACCCTGAAAGGGGGTAGTATTGTCGTGGGAGGATGGTAGAGGGGGGCAGGCAGGACCCGTCCTCAGTGTTCGGGTTGCTTGATGCGTGGCTGAGCAAGTCAGGCGTCTCTCTAGGCCTCCTTTCCTAATcctaaaatgaggatgatgataAGGCTGatctcacagggctgttgtgaagattcGGTGAGATGATAAACGTGATAGCTCAAACTCTGTACACGATGGATGTTAATATAACTCTAAGACATTAAGCCTGTAAATTCTAAGCCCGGATTTCATTGTCCCAGCGCGCAATGACTGAGTTCACAAAGGCCTTGTGTGCAACCTGCACTCCCAGGAGGGCCCTACCCCTAAGGGCCGACAAGCGGGTAGAGAAATGCAACTTCTCTGTCAAGTCCCAATTTTAACCCCTAGAGCCAAGATAATTTTCATGGGAGAACAAGCTTTATGCATAGATTTAGTTTTCCTGTCCCTTCCAGGCAGGTGCGAGCAGCAGCACCCTAGGCCCATACGTTCCTCTCCCAGCCCTTGTGGGGCAGGGCGCTGGCTGGCGAGTGGGTGGCCCGGCCCACAGCCAGGAGAGCACCCGGGAACCCGAGTGCAGCGGCGGGGCTGGCTGGCGCCGGGAACGGAGCGGGGAGCAGGCCTGGGGCGGGGAGCTGCCGGGAGAATGCGTTGGTGGTCCAGACGGACTTCCCTGCCCTGGGAACCTCGGCCATTTCCCGTCTTGGTCCTTTCTGCCAgagatacctcaagaaaaatcCCCAAGGCAGAATGCTCTGGGTACCTCGGGGAGCTAGGGCAGCTCGCGGCCGGTGGGCATTGGgcaggagtgggagggagaagggatcaCCGAGGGGGGACTTGTCGGCAACCGCTGTCCCCTGGAAAACACGTCTCTTTCAACACTTCCTAACTTCACTGCCGCTGCAGGGCGCGGGCGGCAGGTGCTCGGCAGGGTTAAGCAGTCTTTAAAGGACAGCGCCCCTTGCCGTCTGCGGACGCCCCCACTCCCGCCCGCATCTCTggcgccccctccccaccccgtcCCCGACCCCAGCCCCGCGCGCTCCTGAGCCGAGCGCGCACGCAGTGGGGCGGCGCCCAGACCCCAGGTTGTAAAGATACGCTGACCCCCAATAGCACAGAGCGGTCAAGTTGGATTCCAGACACCGGTggcaaaaatggagaaaatagggAAGCGGGGGCAGCCAGAATATGTGTTATTTCCAATCATTTAGTTTCTTGCATTTCGTTCGGAGAGAGCGG
The DNA window shown above is from Manis javanica isolate MJ-LG chromosome 3, MJ_LKY, whole genome shotgun sequence and carries:
- the SOX7 gene encoding transcription factor SOX-7; the encoded protein is MASLLGSYPWPEGLEGPALDAELSDGLSPPAAPRPPGDKGSESRIRRPMNAFMVWAKDERKRLAVQNPDLHNAELSKMLGKSWKALTLSQKRPYVDEAERLRLQHMQDYPNYKYRPRRKKQAKRLCKRVDPGFLLSSLSRDQNALPEKRGGRGALGEKEDGGEYSPGSALPSLRGCYHEGPAGGCGTPGSVDAYPYGLPTPPEMSPLDVLEPEQTFFSSPCQEEHAHPRRLAHLPAPAYSPEYAPSPLHCGHPLGALALGPSASVSMVSTVPGCPPSPAYYSPATYRPLHSNLHAHLGQLSPPPEHPGFDALDQLSQVELLGDMDRNEFDQYLNTPGHPDPVAGTVALSGHASVSQVTPTGPTETSLISVLADATATYYNSYSVS